The DNA sequence CGTTTGGCAAGTTCTTTGCGTTTGGGCTTATTGCGGATATGCTGCTGCCACTGTGCGCCATCCGCAGCAGAGCCAGTCATCACGACTTTAATTGCCCCTTTATCGTCGTCGGCGTGCTGCCAATCGGGGCGTAACTTAACGATCGCATTGTACAAGTCTACGCAAATCCGGCGGCTCATGCAGACAATCATTGCCTTACCGTCCATAATCTCTTGGCGGCGCTCGAAATGCTCTACAAGGTCTTTGGCAACTAGGGTAAGGCGTTTTTCTGCTCCCACCAAAGCTTCTAATCGCGCCCACCTGCTTTTTAATTTCTCTTTTGCTGTTAGCTCCTCGCCTTCAGTGATTTCTTCAAATTGAGTATCGATTGTGGGTTTCTCTGATTCTTGGAGTTCCAGTTTGGCGAGTCGTCCTTCGTAGAAAATGCGGACGGTTGCCCCATCTTCTACAGCGCGTTGGATGTCGTAGATGTCGATGTAGTCGCCAAAGACGGCAAGAGTGTTTTTATCTGTAGATTCGACGGGAGTACCAGTAAAACCAATAAATGAGGCATTCGGCAAGGCATCGCGGAGATATTTGGCAAAACCGTAGGAGGTGTAAGCGCGATCGCCTGCTGATTCTGGTAGGGAATCGCTATAAAGTTGATAAGGATTGGATGCTTCAGCCGCCAACAAAGAAGTTTGAGGTTTTAGGGGGTAAACTTTTCCTTTCTGCTTGGTAGGTTTAACGACTACTTTAGCTTTTAACCCGTACTGCGAACGGTGGGCTTCATCAGCAATAAAAACGATGTTGCGGCGATCGCTTAGTTGGGGATACTTTTCGTTTTCGGTACTGAATTTCTGAATTGTTGCAAATACAACACCTCCTGATGCGACACTCAGCAGTTCTTGCAAATGTTCTCGGTTTTCGGCTTGGACTGGGTTTTGACGCAATAAATCGGCGCAAGCAGCAAAGGTACTAAATAGCTGATCGTCTAAGTCGTTGCGATCGGTCAGAATTACTAGAGTAGGATTTGCCATTGCCGGATGTTGGATCATCTTTCCGGCGTAGAATGCCATTGTTAAACTCTTGCCACTGCCTTGAGTGTGCCAGACTACACCAACGCGCCGATCGCCTTGGGGTGAAGCTGCTTCTACAGTACGAGCGATCGCAGTATTGACGGCGTGGAATTGGTGATACCCAGCCATTTTTTTGATAATGCGATCGCCGTCTACTTCAAATACGATGAAGTGTCGCAGCAAGTCCAAAAATCGTGATTTGGCAAAGATACCTTTGATTAAAACTTCCAGTTCTGGAGTATTGTTGGTAGCGATTTCATTTCCGGCGATCGTCCGCCAAGGCATAAATCGTTCCCAGTCAGCAGTTAACGTGCCAACTCTAGCGGTGAGTCCGTCGGAGATAACTAAAACTTCATTGTAGGGAAACAGACAGGGGATATCTTGTTTGTAAGTTTGCAGTTGGTTAAATGCTCCCTTGATTGTGGCGTTTTCTTCTGCTGGGTTTTTTAGTTCAATAACTGCCAAGGGTAAGCCGTTGATAAAAACCACAACATCAGGGCGGCGATTTTTTCTGTCTTCGATGACAGTAAATTGGTTAGCTGCTAACCAATCGTTGTTGTCGCTGCTATCAAAGTCGATTAACTTCACCTGGTCGTGTACGATCCGGTTGTCGGCGTAGTATTCTACAGGCACGCCATCGATCAGTAATTTATGGAAGCGGCGGTTATTTTCAAACAAGCTGGGTGAATCTAAACCTACACTTACAACTTTGCGGAGCGCTTCTTCTAAGGCATCGACGGGAATGGTAGGGTTGATTTGTGCTAGGGCTGAACTGAGGCGATCTACTAATATTACATCTGCGAAGGTTTGTCGCTCGGCGTTTGGTTCATTGGGAGCAATATCTAGAGCAGAAAGAGTAGTGTAATCTAATCCTTCAAACCATTCCAGGGTCGCAGCTTCAACAATCGATTCGGTTACACCGCTCATCTAACTATCTCCAGTATTTTGTGTGCGGTTTCACTTATGGGACTGCTGAAGGTGAAGGCTGCGAACTATTACCCATGTTTTGTTGGGGCTGCATGGGCGCATTTAGTTGTCGCGATATTGCTAGAACGTTTTTACAAAAGTCCTGAGCGTTTTCGGTCTTTTTATAAAACAGAATTAGGTTTGAACAATTAGTATGAACAACAATCCAATTTCGTTTGTAGACAAAAAAGGCAACTATGAAAGCAATGCCAATTATGTAGATTAAGGTGAATATTCCTAGAGTTAGTAACCACCACATTCGACCTTCAACCAGTTCTCCTGAGTCGATATTTTGAATGCGAGTGTAAATTACTTTTTTCTCTAACTGGTAGGCAGATGTAGCATTAGATTGCAGTACATCGCCAACAATTTTCATAGTTGTCTTGCCGCTAGCTGGAATCGCAACATTTCCCCAAACTTGACCTGGATTACCGCTAATTTCTGTAATTGTTCTAGTGCTGTTTAATTGATTACTTCTCATGGTTTTGTTAATTTCAAATTAATTGATAAATTTAAGATCGAAGTTAATGTTGGCAAAACTCGTCACAGCTAGAGCGGTTCGCTAGGAATAGTTGTAGCGATCGCACTATCAAGGCTCAGTTGCTTAACGCGATGAGAAAAGACTTTGTAGAGCCGATCTAACTTCTCTACCAGCCATTGATGTTGTTCTGCCCATTTGTCTTTTGCATTCAAATTGGCTGCACGGCGTAAGTAAACTCGACAGCTTTTGACTTCCAGGTTGTTGTACCAAGTCAAAGGTTCGCCAAATTCCGCTTCAATTTCGGTTTTCTGCGACTCTAATAAAGCAAAGAAGGCTTTAGCTTCTCTTGAAATGACAACTTCAGCCCGAATCTCATTGTTGGCGTAGGATTGAGTTTCAGAATCTACAGCAGAGGCAACTATGGCAACTGCACATAAACCAAAGCCACTCCGCCCTAGTGCTATATTCATCCAGTGTTGGTATAGGGGTCTTGTTGGCTTAATTAAGGTAGCGTGAGTCAAAGCAAAATCTTGGAATGCTGCCCAATATTCATACTGAAGTTGTCTAGTTTTACTAGGATTAGATGTTTGGAGAATTTTAGTTACGCCTGTGATGCGCTTACTCCAATCGTTTGGCTGACAAACTATGTTGAACTTAGGAGCGATCGCGGAGTCGCCAATTTGCCAAAGTTCTATTTCCAACCCAAAGAAGTTAAATTCCTCATCAGTGATTTCATTCAACCAATCGAGTGCAGCACGGTGTTCTTCAGTGAATCGCTTGGCAACCCAAACAATCGTTACCGCATTCAAGCCAGCAGCATAAGTAAGCAGTTGTCCTAAATGGATATGGTCGGTACGCTCAAGTTGGTTTTCTATTAATACCCAATGGTCGGTAGCTGTGTCTTTGCACAGAATGTCAGCCCGAAAGAGTCCAACTCCTTTTTCTTGGGCTTCTACTTCTAGTTCAATGGCGATCGTGTCGCCTAAAATCTGGATGTTTTCTGTCAAAGCTAGCCAAGGCGTAAAATCTATATCTTCCCGTTCCCAGTAAGTGCGAGGATCGACTTTTTCGAGTCGTCCTAGAAGCGGCTTGTTTGTAAGAGGCATTAGGCGACATCCTCCAGAATATTTTCTGCTTCCTTCACCCGAATTTCGCCTGACATTAGTTTGGGTAGGAGGGTATCGCGGATATCGGCGAGAGTTAAAGATTCTTGTTCGTTTGACTCAATCTGAGCATCAATGGAATGGGCTAAATAATTAAACTTTTCAATAATTCCGGCAACTGGAACAATCAGTTTGAAACAGTAAATGTCATCTTTGCAAACAGAACCAAAAACAGTCCCTTCCGCCTCAAACTTCTCCCACTGCGACTGCGTAGCCTTAAGAAAGTAGTACAAAAAACTACCATGATTAGCTTTAAGACGAAGAGCAGCCAGCCCACGTCCTATGGTACAGCGTTCAACTGCAATGTTTAAGTTGCCCACCGGAGCGCGAACGCTGAAAAGAACATCAGCTTTTTCTGCATAGCGTTTGGGCGCATTACAATAAACGCGACGAGTTGGGAACCTGAAACCAAAATCACGAACACCTTGATAAAAGGGTAGCCCATCCCCTAGTTCGTTATATGTTTCGCCAGGTGGAGACTGCCCCATGACAATATGAGCAATTTCTCCAAATTCGCCCATCCTCCACCCCTTCGGAATTTCCCCTAGTGGTGAATCTTCAAACGAATCAGGGAAAAGGGCAGCAGTCGCAGCATCCATATTTACTGGCTGTCGTCCCTCCATCTTGGCGCGAACAGGATCGAAGTCTGTAAACCAGGATTTGAAGATTGCCTGGGCGATCGCCTCTAAATTCCGGTTCATCTGCTGGTTTAGCTCGATTTTGTCGTCAAGAGTACCGAGGATATGAGCGATCGCTTTTTGTTCTGGGAGAGGGGGAACTGGAACTTTAATGTTCTTAACTATTGAGCCAGAAATTTCTTTGAACGTACTGCCATTAGCATGACGTTCTAAAAGGTCTACATTTGCTTTTAGGAAGTAATAATAAAACTCTGGTACATACCCTTCTTTGAAAACTAAGCTTTTGAAACCTTGATTAGTGGTGACAGGATTTTTGGCAATCGCAACATATCCAATAGGTGCGCGACTAGAAAGCAGTACCGTATTTATAGGTAATAGTCTTGCCGAAGAACGTTGCAAACCAGCCGATGTGATGTTGCGCTCGCCCCGTGAAATGTACTTTTCTTGATGTGCCGATAAATCTTTGGGAGTGATCCAAGGAATATTCCCTTCCCAAAATTCAGGATTACTTGTATCTGGTGTTCCACCACCAACCACATCTGCAATCTCGCCTATAGGCTTTTCTTCCCAGCTAAAACCCATGCCCTAACCCCCATAGATTCTCTCGAATCTTCTGCTCCAAACGTGCTGACTCCTGAAACTGCTCCTCCAACTTCGCCGCCAGCAGCCGCACCTTCTCCTCAAATACCTCGCCGTCATCTTCGACTTCCTCCGCTCCCACATATCGCCCTGGAGTAAGCACATAACCGTGAGCGGCAATTTCATCAAGCTTTGCACTCTTACAAAAACCAGGAATATCTGCGTACTCACCCGCGCCCTTATCTCCCCGCCAAGCGTTGTAAGTTTGGGCAATCTTGGCGATGTCTTCCTCTGTCAATTCCCGATGTACTCGGTCAAGCAGTACCCCCATTTTTCGCGCATCAACAAACAGCGTTTCTCCTTTGCGATCGCGATATTTACTGTTTCTCTTATTCCGTGCCAAAAACCAAAGGCAAGCAGGAATTGCTGTGTTGTAAAATAAATTCCCTGGCAACGCCACCATGCAATCAACTAAATCCGCTTGAGCGATCGCTTTACGGATCTCGCCTTCCCCTGAAGAATTAGAACTCATCGATCCATTCGCCAACACAAAAGCCGCAATACCATTGGGGGCTAAGTGGTGGATCATGTGCTGCACCCAGGCATAGTTCGCATTACCTACAGGTGGAGTATTGTATTTCCAGCGCCCGTCTTCCAACAGGCGATCGCCTCCCCAATCACTCATATTGAATGGGGGATTAGCCATAATAAAATCAGCCTTCAAATCCTTGTGCAAGTCGTTATGGAAACTATCGGCATTTTGGGAACCGAGATTGCCATCAATCCCTCGAATCGCCAAATTCATCTTGCATAGCTTCCATGTTGTCGGGTTCGACTCTTGCCCGTAAATCGCCAAGTTGCCAATCCGTCCGCCATGCGCCTGCACGAACTTTTCCGACTGCACGAACATCCCACCCGAACCGCAGCACGGATCGTAAACGCGCCCCTTATAAGGCTCAATCATTTCTGTCATCAGTGAGACGACACAACGGGGAGTGTAAAACTGTCCGCCTCGCTTACCTTCAGCACTGGCAAACTGACCTAAGAAATATTCGTAAACCCCGCCGAGTATATCTTTTGTGCGACTTGCACTATCTCCTAGCCCAATCGTGCCAATTAAATCGATTAACTCTCCCAATAGTTGCTTATCAAGTGCAGGACGGGCATAGTCTTTGGGTAGTACGCCTTTGAGCGATGGATTCTCCTTTTCGATTTCCACCATCGCGTCGTCGATTAACTTCCCAATAGTGGGCTGTTTGGCATTATTTTGTAAGTGCGACCAACGCGCCACAGCAGGAACCCAAAAAATATTATCAGCCGTGTATTCGTCGCGATCTTCAGGATCGGCTAAGGGATCGGCAGCTATTTTTTCGTATTGTTCCGCAAAGGCATCCGATATGTACTTGAGGAAAATTAGACCAAGGGCAACGTGCTTATACTCCCCTGCGTCCATGTGACCGCGCAATTTATCCGCCGCCGCCCACAATTTCTCCTTAAAACCTAACCCTACCGTGCTTTTACTCAGCTTTGGCTCTGTACTCTTCTTGCCCACGCGATTTGCTACACTCCGCCACATCCTAGGAGGGCATCAAAAATAGCTTGCGCGATCGCCTATTTGATGCCATAATATTTTATGGTTCGAGTATAAAAACCGAAGACAGGCAGCGCCCCAGAGTATCTAACGATATTTATATCTGTGTAAAAAAATAAATCCGCAGATTCACAGTTACGATTGCTTGGCGCTTGATGTTAATCAATAAAGAGACAAAGAAACAATAGTTGAATCTGACAAGTAGCTGGGCGAACGCACTTTATCCAACTATCTTTCCAGAGCGATCGCTTACAATCTTTACCAATCGGTGAATTCTAATTGGGCGCATTTGTCGTTGCTAATCAAGCAATCAAGGGCGATGACCTCGCAACGAATGCAACTGTCTTCGATGATTGCCCAGCTTGCGGCGAAGAAGTGAAGGATCAAATAATTTAGCTCGGTTTTCGGCTTCGTTCATCTCGATTTGTGTTAAAACACTTTTCTGTGCTTTTCATAAGGGTTTGAGGATTTTGGAGTGACCAATATCGGTTTGCGTTAAAACACTTTTCTGTGCTTTTCATAAGGGTTTGAGGATTTTGGAGTGACCAATATCGGTTTGCGTTAAAACACTTTTTTGTTGGTTTTACAGGGGCTTGAGGATTTTGGAGTGACCAATATCGGTTTGCGTTAAAACACTTTTATGCCCAAAAAGGGAGATAGCGAGCATAGCGGGTAGAGGTTGATTCGGATTCGTCAGCCTTGATCAAGCCAGCTTCTTTGGTAGCTCTTATAATCAGAGAAACGGTTGCTACTTGTGAGTCACTTAGACGGGGTAATGTTCTAAACTTGTTGGTCGGCTCTAAATCACTAAACCAAATTCCTCACGATTAATGAACAGTCCAATGACGATATTGTGCATCTGTTCAGATTTAGAAAAGCAAATCGTTTTACGAGCGAGCCGTTTAATTCGAGTGCGTAGAGTTAAATGTTTGCGTTCAATGTTCTGAGTATTACGCTTGCCAATCATGTGAATAGCAGTATCGAGATGACGTTCATAAGCACCCCAACCATCACTATAAAAATGGGTAATTTCAAACGGTTCTAACAAGGCTTTCAACTTCACAAACGCTTCGTCGTGACGTGGCGCTAGTACATATGCCAACACGACACCACTATTGTGGTCAATTGCATGCCAAAGCCATCTTTGTTGCTGCTTCGATTGCACAAAACTCCACATGGAGATCGAGTTCGGCTTCAGGTTCCACCCGGCAAATCTCAATTGCGCTCTGGCTTAGGTTGAGTTGGGCAAGACGTGCTTCATTCACTGCTTTGAGGTGTCGATGCTTTTTTTTAATTCCTCAATCACAGTTGTCGGACTGATTTTCAAGACTCGTGCAGTATCCCTAATCCCACTGCCATTGATTGCCAGATCACTGATTTGTGCCTTGACTTGAGGTAAGTAACCTTGGTAAGCATAGTCCCGAACAAAGGTGCGGCGATCGCAGTTGGGATTTTGGCAAAGGTAGCGCTTCCCATCAGGTGTCTTACCGTGCTTGATGACTGCAATTGCATCATTACAGCCTGGACAATGAATCGGTTCCAGAACCATCGTTGAGTGTTTCGTGGTTGATGCTTCGATTCAAACACGAAACACTCAAAAACAACAAGTCTAGAACATTACCATATGTTGTGTAGGAAGGGTTTTTAGTCAATCGGAGCGGCGGGATTCGAACCCACGACCTCCACTACCCCAAAGTGGCGCGCTACCAAGCTGCGCTACGCCCCGTCAAGAATATTAATGTTAGCACAGTTGAGCAATAATTAAAAGATTTAGGTAATCGGTAATGGGTAATCGGTAATTGGTAATTGGTAATGGGAACTGTGGATAATATTCTTTTCAATTACCCATGACCAGTTACCAGTTACCAAATTAGAAAACCTGAATCATTTGGACTGCTTGAATTAAACTAGGAACAGCTTGAGGTGTCCAACTGCCTTCTACCCCTCGTCCTGTATGCAGAATAAAGCGTAAACTGTAAGCATGAGGATAGCCTGTTACTTCCATCCACAGTAAATCACTCTCAGCTTCACAACTAATCTTTTCTTCGTCCATTAGTTCATGTGCAATTTGAGCGATTGATTCTGCTAACTGTAGTGATAATCGACAAAAATCATTAAATTCAGCAGATGTCAGTTCAATTGCCCAGTCATCTGTACCAACTAAAGCTTGATATTGTGTAGCACTAGGGTTCCAACCAACGCGCCAATCAGTCCCACTTTTGACAACACGCTCCATATAACTTGATTATGGCATTAGTAGTCTTGCGCCTCCTGGCTGGGGCGGTAGTTCTTGTTGTGTCTCAGGGCTTGATGTTGCAGGAGTTGCTGTAGCCGAATCGCCACTAAAAACATTCACAAGCGCTTGCACTAGTGCATTTCGTTGATCGCGGTTGAGGCGTTCAATTGCAGTGCGATCGCCTGCTAGGGGATTTTGTCGCAATGTATCGTTTCCTGGATAACTTTCTTCCTGAATCCATTCGTTTGCACCGAGATAATCAGCCAAAGTCAACTTCCAATCGAGTCGATAGTTTGGCGGACGTCCTTTGACGTAAGTATGGTAGCTAATTAAGCGCCATACCAACGTGTTTTCTGGAGCGACTTTTCCAGTTTGTCGGCTAATGTACTGGTTTTCTAGTGGTAAGTCGGGTAGCTGTTGATAAACTTGTTGCCAAACATCACTTATACGGACACTTTGAGCGATCGCTGGTTGTTGCAATGCAAGTTGATTTGCGTTGTGTTGTCCTGAACCTAAAACGATTAGACACACAACTCCAAGTGCAGTGATGAATATTAGCGATCGCTTGCGTTTCACAGCTTACTCATTACTCCCCAATAATTTCTGGTTGAGTTAACTCATCAGACATTTCAATAATTGCCCGAATGACTGGCTTCATCATCGGATCGTCTATATTATCGAAATCTTCATAACGACGGCGCTTAGCACGGTTAGCTACTTGTACTGTGATCCGGTAACGATTTGAAGCTGCACCGATTAATTCTTCTGCCCGATGCATAATTTGAGTTTGGGTCGTCTCGAACTTAGAACGCTTGAGCATAGTATTTTGTGCTGGGGATCTCTCCTAGTTTATCAGCACGTTTAGAGTTACAGTCTCATCACTTTATACTACAACCTTTCTGTTGATAGATGCTAAGCAAACGTTTTCATTTTATTAATGAATTTTAACACTATCACGGTTGCAATCATGGCAGACATTATAGATACTGCAGTTAATGCCGGTACTTTCAACACTTTGGTAGAAGCGATCAAAGCTACAGACTTAGTTGATATTTTGAAAAGTCCTGGTCCTTATACTGTCTTTGCACCTACAGACGAAGCATTTAACAAGCTACCAGAAGGGGTATCGCTTGAAGCATTACTGCAAGAAAATCACAAGTTAAAGCGGATATTAACTTATCACGTTGCCTTTGGAGATGTGAGAGCTGAAGATTTAATGCAAATTGAGGAAGCCGAAACAGTTGAAGGCTCTGTAGTTGGAATCGAATCCTCTGGTGGAAAGATTAAAATTAATGATGCTAACGTTTTGCAATCTGATATTTTGGCAGACAACGGTGTGATTCATGTCATTGACGCAGTACTCGTACCAGGTTTAGTTGCTGCTGAGTAATACGAGTTGGGATGGCGGCTATTGTGTTCTAGTAAACAGCCGGAAATTGCAAATTTAGATACACTTTTGTGAGCAGATTGTAGATGAAATTTGCTCACTTTATCAAATTGACACTTTTAAAAGTCCTTCTTCTAGCAGTTGTAGTTGCAAGTTAATAAGAATTTTTACTATTAAACTATTTATCTGTTATGAAAATAAAATTAAAAATATTTACTTAAACTTAACTTAACTTAATTCCTCTTTACAAAATACAAGATTTCTTTACAATGGATTAAGGAAACAACTTTGGGTAAACATCATGGCACAAGCAGACCTAGATACCACCATTTCAGCTTTACAGGGTGGTTTAACCTCTATCCCTGCTGAAGCTGCTTTGGCTAACATTGAAAGCTGGGAAGCACAATTAAAAGACGCTGCACCTGAAATTGCTAGCGCTTTGGGTGAATTAAAAAGCCAATTATCTAGTGGTAATGCTTCTGGTATTGCGCAAGCTTTAAAGCAAGTTGGTAGCAAGACAGCTGAAGCTGCTGCAAGTGCTGGTGGAGAAGCTGGTACAAAAGCACAGCAGCTCGGTCAAATGTTAACCCAAGCTGGCAATTCTATTTCGTAAGCCTAAGAATCATCTCTAGATGTTGGGGTTTGGCATTGCCAAACCCTTTTCTATCTATACTGAGCTAAGCTCCACCAAGGATACACCCAGAGCGCTCAGGTAAGCTTAACTTGATCTGAATCGATTCACCTGCACTATGCCATTGAGCAATGCTATCTCCATATAAAACTTCGTTTGGTTGAGATTTCAAATCATGTGCGGGTACAGCTACACTTGCTGATGAAGTACCAGTATTAACAGCAACAACAACTTCTTCATCGTCCAAGATTCGTGCAAAAACATAAACAGCAGCATCTGCATAGAGAACTCGGTATGTTCCTACGCGTAACGCTGGATGAGCTTGTCGTAGTGCAATGAGTTGACGGTGGCATTCTAAAATGTCGCGTTCCCAGTGGGCTTCCAGAGGAAAACCACGACGAGAATCAGGATCTAAACCTCCAGGTAAGCCAACTTCATCGCCGTAATAGATACTAGGCGCACCAGGAAAAGTTAAAAGAAGTAGCGTTGCTAGTTTGACACTAGAAAGATCGCCATCAGCAATTGACATCAACCTTGCCGTATCGTGACTAGCAAGTAGATTTAACTGTGTCAGTTGAATTTCCCACGGGTATAGTTGCAAAAGTTGCTGCATTTTCTCTGCGTACTCAGGCGCAGATAGTGATGGATAAGCTTCGTATGAAGGACCTTTAACTTGTTGAGGAACAATGCGATCGCCTGCGGCAAAAGCGATCGTTGGTCCAGCGAATAAGTAATTCATCACGCCATCAAACTGCGTGCCATCGAGCCACTGACGCGAATCTCCCCAAACTTCGCCAACAATATAAGCTTCAGGGTTGAGTGCTTTAACGCGATCGCGAAACTCTTGCCAAAAACCAGGAGTTTTCACCTCAAACGGCACATCCAAACGCCAACCATCGATCCCAAATTTAATCCAATATTCCGCAATTTCCATAATGTACTCGCGCACTTCTGGGTTATCATGATTAAATTCTGGTAGCGCCCGAATTCCTGCCCAACAACCATAGTTTGCTGGAAAATTCTCATCATAAGGATATAAGGGCCAATCTTGGATTTTAAACCAATCGACCCAAGGGGAATGTTGACCATTCTCTAAGACATCGTGGAAAAAGAAAAAGCCGCGACTTGAATGGTTAAAGACTCCATCCAAAACAACTTTCATATTGCGATCGTGACAAGCATCTAACAGTTCTTTAAATGCGCTGTTTCCTCCTAATAAAGGATCGACTTGATAATAATCGTGCGTATGATAGCGATGGTTACTTGCTGATTGAAAGATGGGGGTGAAGTAAATGGCAGTAATCCCCAAATTCTGCAAGTAGTCTAGCTGTTCAGTCACACCCCACAAATCGCCACCTTTGTAGCCTTGGAGTGTCGGCATCTCATGCCAATCTTGCCACGAGGCGTTTTTCAATAATCGCTTGTGTGGTTCCTTGCTTTGAGCAAAACGATCTGGAAAAATTTGATAAAAAACAGCGTGCTTGACCCAATCTGGGGTTTGAATCAGCATAAATACTCCCTAGTCCTTCATAGACAGAGTACAAATACTTGCAGATTTCTGGTTCTAACCTGGGGTTGAATGTAAAGAATTTATGCAGATAAAGTTAGGGATTGTTGAGTAAACCCGTTATAACTTAACTAATGTACTTTAAGATACAGTTTTTTTGGAAAAGCGATGCTGCATACTCAATTTGGCAATTTATAATTTCATCTTTTATTAATTCTAATTAATTTTAAAAGTTTAATCGAGAAGTACCAAACCATGAAAGCTAAATTTTTTCTCTCTATTTTTTCTATAGCGCTCATGAGCTGTACTCCGCAACCTATGACATCAAATACGGAAACACTACCTTTTTCATCTCCCACAGTAACTTCTGAGCCAAGGAATCAGCATAGTATCAGCCACACCACATCTCAAATTTCTCCTTCGACCTCTGAAGCCTTGATAATTTCAGCAACGGGTATTGGACTTGCTAAATTAGGTATGACTTTTGGGCAACTGAAGCAGGTGTTAGGTTCAGATGCCGAATTTAAGGTAGAGTCACCTTTTATAGTAGACTTCGATGCGATCGCAGTGAGCAAGTTTGGAAAGGTGCAA is a window from the Gloeocapsopsis sp. IPPAS B-1203 genome containing:
- a CDS encoding glycoside hydrolase family 13 protein, which translates into the protein MLIQTPDWVKHAVFYQIFPDRFAQSKEPHKRLLKNASWQDWHEMPTLQGYKGGDLWGVTEQLDYLQNLGITAIYFTPIFQSASNHRYHTHDYYQVDPLLGGNSAFKELLDACHDRNMKVVLDGVFNHSSRGFFFFHDVLENGQHSPWVDWFKIQDWPLYPYDENFPANYGCWAGIRALPEFNHDNPEVREYIMEIAEYWIKFGIDGWRLDVPFEVKTPGFWQEFRDRVKALNPEAYIVGEVWGDSRQWLDGTQFDGVMNYLFAGPTIAFAAGDRIVPQQVKGPSYEAYPSLSAPEYAEKMQQLLQLYPWEIQLTQLNLLASHDTARLMSIADGDLSSVKLATLLLLTFPGAPSIYYGDEVGLPGGLDPDSRRGFPLEAHWERDILECHRQLIALRQAHPALRVGTYRVLYADAAVYVFARILDDEEVVVAVNTGTSSASVAVPAHDLKSQPNEVLYGDSIAQWHSAGESIQIKLSLPERSGCILGGA
- a CDS encoding fasciclin domain-containing protein; the encoded protein is MADIIDTAVNAGTFNTLVEAIKATDLVDILKSPGPYTVFAPTDEAFNKLPEGVSLEALLQENHKLKRILTYHVAFGDVRAEDLMQIEEAETVEGSVVGIESSGGKIKINDANVLQSDILADNGVIHVIDAVLVPGLVAAE